The following are from one region of the Xiphias gladius isolate SHS-SW01 ecotype Sanya breed wild unplaced genomic scaffold, ASM1685928v1 HiC_scaffold_246, whole genome shotgun sequence genome:
- the LOC120787569 gene encoding homeodomain-interacting protein kinase 4-like: MLEAVSVLDPAMKNVVHFFEQFQHKGHTCLVFEMLDRSLLQLLSEQQGTPLSLHEIRPITHQLLMALDALKGIGVVHSDLKPDNIMLANHLSEPFRIKLIDFGVSFGVREEVFGKTIQPLGYRAPEVTLGLPFSEAIDAWSLGCVLGVLYLCKHLFAIDCEYQSMRGIVDVLGQPADHLLCAGKCTQNFFKVEKHLDSPRWWMKTPREYQLDTGIEPKTWDTTIRSLDDLITHNPDTRESIELEDQRAFVSLLTCLLDTDPEKRITPGKALDHPFVTMVHLEDEIDTSFYVEDSLEKMRILPMDNMDLFLDCAAEEEPKEEEPSAIPRHTDAGSVLPGSCDGIKNMPQSSEGAEAAAGIDTTGSAIKEPTVSQGATSPAEDASASGGSPDESLPAKVKKSPLKRVRKFFGRAIRTILRLKKHGEHPMVDVFDMARLRLQAPVRRPNSRNMDPRNLLRIHDSLQLKYESDGKSRLGSSEVPKLEEVGVTSRRRHDYRDPNRQFSSQRSTVQDDYLDLSPPQQNDYLKSVMGGSARGSLLESESAFIDPLGDAFPVPRTPEFEKTPQLSARERRRLAKQSQHPLERAASSQSTGQDDYSTHTGNRLQQEQGGEGRSRVQDRSSDGSQSSGYTADQWIGLMTPSSSIFSPQS, translated from the exons ATGCTTGAAGCAGTGAGCGTGCTTGACCCAGCCATGAAGAATGTGGTTCATTTCTTTgagcagtttcaacacaaaggacatacctgtctagtgtttgaaatgctggacaggagtcTTTTACAACTGCTCAGCGAACAGCAAGGGACGCCACTCTCTCTCCATGAGATACGGCCAATAACCCACCAG ttgctgatgGCCTTGGATGCTCTGAAGGGCATTGGTGTGGTTCACTCagacctgaagccagacaatataatgctggCAAACCATCTGAGTGAgcccttcagaataaaactgataGATTTTGGCGTGTCGTTCGGTGTCCGAGAAGAGGTATTTGGGAAGACAATTCAGCCTCTGGGTTACAG GGCACCTGAAGTCACCCTGGGCCTCCCCTTCTCCGAGGCCATAGACGCTTGGAGTCTAGGCTGTGTGCTCGGGGTCTTGTACCTCTGCAAACACCTGTTTGCGATAGACTGCGAGTACCAGTCA ATGAGGGGCATTGTAGACGTCctgggccagccagctgaccaccttCTCTGTGCTgggaaatgcacacaaaatttTTTCAAGGTGGAAAAGCACTTGGACAGcccaagatggtggatgaag accccaAGGGAATACCAGCTTGACACTGGAATTGAGCCGAAAACATGGGACACAACAATCAGAAGTCTGGATGACCTGATAACA cacAACCCAGACACACGGGAATCCATTGAGCTGGAGGATCAGAGAGCCTTTGTCAGCCTCCTGACATGCCTTCTAGATACAGACCCAGAGAAGAGAATCACTCCGGGGAAGGCTCTCGATCACCCCTTTGTAACAATGGTCCATCTGGAAGATGAAATAGACACCAGCTTTTA tgttgaaGATTCTTTAGAGAAAATGAGGATCTTACCAATGGACAACATGGACCTATTTCTTGACTGTGCGGCTGAGGAAGAGCCCAAAGAGGAAGAGCCTTCGGCCATACCTCGTCATACAGACGCAGGCTCAGTCCTTCCTGGCTCCTGTGATGGCATTAAAAACATGCCTCAGTCTTCTGaaggagcagaagctgctgcaggaatagACACTACTGGCTCGGCTATAAAGGAACCAACTGTTAGCCAAGGTGCAACCAGTCCAGCTGAGGATGCATCGGCCAGTGGCGGGTCACCCGATGAAAGTCTGCCTGCTAAAGTCAAGAAGAGCCCGCTGAAGAGAGTCCGAAAATTCTTTGGCAGGGCAATAAGGACCATTTTACgactgaaaaa ACATGGGGAGCATCCCATGGTGGATGTGTTTGATATGGCCAGGCTGCGGCTCCAAGCTCCAGTCCGAAGGCCCAACTCCAGAAACATGGATCCCAGAAACCTGCTGCGAATCCACGACTCCCTTCAGCTTAAATACGAG TCAGATGGGAAGTCCAGGCTGGGCTCCAGTGAGGTTCCAAAGCTGGAGGAAGTGGGTGTGACCAGCAGGAGAAGGCATGACTACAGGGATCCAAATCGCCAGTTCAGCAGCCAGAGGTCTACAGTTCAGGACG ATTATCTTGACCTGTCTCCACCACAGCAAAATGATTATCTG aAGAGTGTGATGGGGGGATCTGCAAGAGGTTCTCTGCTGGAGTCAGAGAGTGCATTCATTG ACCCCCTAGGTGATGCCTTTCCAGTCCCCCGCACCCCAGAGTTTGAGAAGACCCCCCAGCTGTCGgccagggagaggaggaggctggccAAACAGTCACAGCACCCTCTG GAACGAGCTGCTTCCAGCCAGTCCACTGGCCAAGATGACTACTCCACTCACACAGGTAacaggctgcagcaggagcaaggaggtgaaggaaggaGCCGGGTACAGGACAGGTCGTCTGATGGCTCTCAGTCGTCAGGATACACTGCG GACCAGTGGATCGGTCTGATGACTCCTTCCTCCTCAATTTTCTCTCCACAATCTTAA